The following are encoded in a window of Variovorax paradoxus genomic DNA:
- a CDS encoding ABC transporter substrate-binding protein produces MNTSRTALALALGALFASGAFAQVSDDTIRIGFISDMSGIYRDYDGPAGAEAIRMAIADMGGAIDGRKIELVTADHQNKPDIAAAKAREWFDVTKVDMLIGGVNSGAAIAMAGVAADKKKPYFVVGSGASSLTNEYCSPYTVHYAYDTVAMARGTASAVVKAGGKSWYFVAADYAFGAALQSDATKTVQASGGTVAGSVKHPLGASDFSSFMLQAQSSKAQVLALANAGGDTVNAIKSAAEFGLSKNMKLAGMIITINDVHALGLKASQGMYLTDSWYWNQSPESRAWARRFFDKHKRMPSSFHAGDYSATLQYLQAVKAAGSDDADKVMAQLRKTKFNDMFVKGGWLRDDGLMVHDMHLMQVKTPAESKEPWDYYKVIENIPGEAAWTTRTESRCARWKQA; encoded by the coding sequence CTTCACGCACCGCACTGGCCCTCGCGCTCGGCGCCCTCTTTGCATCGGGCGCCTTCGCCCAGGTGTCCGACGACACCATCCGCATCGGCTTCATCAGCGACATGTCGGGCATCTACCGCGACTACGACGGCCCCGCCGGCGCCGAGGCGATCCGCATGGCCATCGCCGACATGGGCGGCGCCATCGACGGCAGGAAGATCGAGCTGGTCACGGCCGACCACCAGAACAAGCCCGACATCGCCGCCGCCAAGGCGCGCGAATGGTTCGACGTGACCAAGGTCGACATGCTGATCGGCGGCGTCAACTCGGGCGCGGCCATTGCCATGGCCGGCGTGGCGGCCGACAAGAAGAAGCCGTACTTCGTGGTGGGCTCGGGCGCGTCGAGCCTCACCAACGAGTACTGCTCGCCCTACACCGTGCACTACGCCTACGACACGGTGGCGATGGCACGCGGCACCGCGAGCGCAGTGGTCAAGGCCGGCGGCAAGAGCTGGTACTTCGTGGCGGCCGACTACGCCTTCGGCGCCGCGCTGCAAAGCGACGCCACCAAGACCGTGCAGGCCAGCGGCGGCACGGTGGCAGGCTCGGTAAAGCATCCGCTGGGTGCGAGCGACTTCTCGTCGTTCATGCTGCAGGCGCAAAGCTCGAAAGCGCAGGTGCTGGCATTGGCCAATGCGGGCGGCGACACGGTGAACGCGATCAAGTCGGCGGCGGAGTTCGGCCTCAGCAAGAACATGAAACTCGCCGGCATGATCATCACCATCAACGACGTGCACGCGCTGGGCCTGAAGGCCTCGCAAGGCATGTACCTCACCGACAGCTGGTACTGGAACCAGAGCCCCGAGTCGCGCGCCTGGGCGCGCCGCTTCTTCGACAAGCACAAGCGCATGCCTTCTTCTTTCCATGCCGGCGACTACTCGGCCACGCTGCAGTACCTGCAGGCCGTGAAGGCGGCAGGCAGCGACGACGCCGACAAGGTGATGGCGCAGCTGCGCAAGACGAAGTTCAACGACATGTTCGTCAAGGGCGGCTGGCTGCGCGACGACGGCCTCATGGTGCACGACATGCACCTCATGCAGGTGAAGACGCCGGCCGAGTCGAAGGAGCCGTGGGACTATTACAAGGTGATCGAGAACATCCCCGGCGAAGCCGCATGGACCACCCGGACCGAGAGCCGCTGCGCGCGGTGGAAACAAGCATGA
- a CDS encoding feruloyl-CoA synthase produces the protein MTDFLLDDTLIAPPRTTRIDFDDGSFVLRSPTTLQPYARCIGEWIERWARETPDALAFAERDESGEGWRKLDYRALRAAVGAVAQGLLDLNLPANKPVVILSDNAIDHAVLMLATMHIGRTACSLSSAYSRMAKDPSRLHGMLQALQPALVYASDAKVYGASLTGCGIDAVTVFSRNADTHPGAMAFDRLLATKETPAVMQAFAAVGPDTHAKYLLTSGSTGKPKVVINTHRMLCANQQMMAQTWRFLAHEKPVLVDWLPWSHTFGANHNLHMVLCHGGALYIDEGRPAPGLVEKTVRNLREVKPTLLFNVPRGFDMLLPFLEADDALATEVFSRLRLAFYAAAALAPSTWQRLEAVARRVRPTRPLWLTTSWGATETSPAITSAHWKLDGAGCIGAPLPGLELKFVPNGEKLEMRVKGVSVFPGYRDAPRETAEAFDAEGYYRIGDAGFLANPGDPAQGVIFNGRVAEDFKLSTGTWVSVGTLRVKLVSLLAPHVQDIVLTGHDRDAIGMLVFASPQGAALAPDALAARIAGVLRALRDEGAGSSQCPACALVLAEPPSLDAGEITDKGYINQRAVLMRRATEVARLHASDEGDTDVIRAI, from the coding sequence ATGACCGACTTTCTTCTCGACGACACGCTGATCGCCCCGCCCCGCACGACGCGCATCGACTTCGACGACGGCTCGTTCGTGCTGCGCTCGCCGACGACGCTGCAGCCGTATGCACGCTGCATCGGCGAATGGATCGAACGCTGGGCGCGCGAGACGCCCGATGCGCTGGCCTTTGCCGAGCGCGACGAATCCGGCGAAGGCTGGCGCAAGCTCGACTACCGCGCGCTGCGCGCCGCCGTCGGCGCGGTGGCGCAGGGCCTGCTCGACCTGAACCTGCCAGCGAACAAACCGGTCGTGATCCTCTCGGACAACGCCATCGACCACGCGGTGCTGATGCTCGCGACGATGCACATCGGCCGCACGGCGTGTTCGCTGTCGAGCGCCTACTCGCGCATGGCGAAAGACCCGTCGCGGCTGCACGGCATGCTGCAGGCGCTGCAGCCGGCGCTGGTCTACGCGTCCGATGCGAAGGTGTACGGCGCATCGCTTACCGGCTGCGGCATCGACGCGGTCACGGTGTTCAGCCGCAACGCCGACACGCATCCCGGCGCGATGGCTTTCGACCGATTGCTCGCGACGAAGGAAACGCCCGCCGTCATGCAGGCATTCGCCGCCGTCGGCCCCGACACGCACGCCAAGTACCTGCTGACCTCGGGCTCCACCGGCAAGCCCAAGGTGGTGATCAACACGCACCGCATGCTGTGCGCCAACCAGCAGATGATGGCGCAGACGTGGCGCTTCCTTGCGCACGAGAAGCCGGTGCTGGTCGACTGGCTGCCGTGGAGCCACACCTTCGGCGCGAACCATAACCTGCACATGGTGCTGTGCCATGGCGGCGCGCTCTACATCGACGAAGGCCGGCCCGCGCCTGGCCTCGTCGAGAAGACCGTGCGCAACCTGCGCGAGGTGAAGCCCACGCTGCTGTTCAACGTGCCGCGCGGCTTCGACATGCTGCTGCCTTTTCTCGAAGCCGACGACGCACTCGCGACCGAAGTGTTCTCGCGGTTGCGCCTGGCCTTCTACGCGGCCGCCGCGCTCGCGCCTTCAACCTGGCAGCGTCTCGAAGCGGTGGCGCGGCGCGTGCGCCCCACGCGCCCGCTGTGGCTCACGACCTCGTGGGGTGCGACCGAGACCTCGCCCGCCATCACCTCCGCGCACTGGAAGCTCGATGGCGCCGGCTGCATCGGCGCGCCGTTGCCGGGGCTGGAGCTGAAGTTCGTGCCCAACGGCGAGAAGCTGGAGATGCGCGTCAAGGGCGTCTCGGTGTTCCCCGGCTACCGCGACGCGCCGCGCGAGACCGCCGAGGCCTTCGACGCCGAGGGCTACTACCGCATCGGCGACGCCGGCTTTCTGGCGAACCCCGGCGACCCCGCGCAGGGCGTGATCTTCAACGGCCGCGTGGCGGAAGACTTCAAGCTCTCGACGGGCACCTGGGTGTCGGTGGGCACGCTGCGCGTGAAGCTGGTGTCGCTGCTGGCGCCGCATGTCCAGGACATCGTGCTCACGGGCCACGACCGCGACGCGATCGGCATGCTGGTGTTCGCCAGCCCGCAAGGCGCGGCGCTCGCGCCCGACGCACTGGCCGCGCGCATCGCCGGGGTGCTGCGTGCCCTGCGCGACGAGGGCGCGGGCTCGTCGCAATGCCCGGCCTGCGCGCTGGTGCTGGCCGAACCGCCGAGCCTCGATGCGGGCGAGATCACCGACAAGGGCTACATCAACCAGCGTGCGGTGCTCATGCGACGTGCCACCGAAGTGGCGCGGCTGCATGCATCGGACGAAGGCGACACGGACGTGATCCGCGCCATCTGA
- a CDS encoding tripartite tricarboxylate transporter permease encodes MIDAALLNQILVATGMGLVGAIVFAAIGLVSGTDETTTLAPLTLLVVLLGVPPEGVFTFFLAAAVAKHMTHAVPTALLGIPGDTMATPLLQDANVLRNLGVPHIALRKMVSGAIIAAFIAVPLAVLFAVLLAPYGAAITKAAPWIFVVAAVAIAYFSSGRWASVATLVPFVMVIVALQALTGKYGVKLSISYFLGIAIGPLVADLFSVISPAARARMKRDKVRTFSLAPDVKGWTGYFPNPFKVLDRAQVKWTFATAAISSATFVFSPVAMTVVLGELVGSRIKHAYHRLTTTLAARNGVTEATYIAEALIPLIAIGLPLSPVAAGPAAPLFNAPPVFTIDSATGQTHNLHNLLNHWEFLGYGMLAVVLAALVAYPFTMNFARRAALFVSRKVSHEAIIATFVGLIVVISVWEGQLLGLLVILTMGLLGGLLSRAIGFNTGVQFMGYYTAVLTVPAVIKAFS; translated from the coding sequence GTGATCGACGCCGCCCTTCTCAACCAGATCCTCGTCGCCACCGGCATGGGCCTTGTCGGCGCCATCGTGTTCGCGGCCATCGGACTCGTCTCGGGCACCGACGAAACCACCACGCTCGCACCGCTCACGCTGCTGGTGGTGCTGCTCGGCGTGCCGCCCGAAGGCGTGTTCACCTTCTTCCTCGCGGCCGCAGTCGCCAAGCACATGACGCATGCGGTGCCCACCGCGCTGCTCGGCATTCCGGGCGACACCATGGCCACGCCGCTGCTGCAGGACGCGAACGTGCTGCGCAACCTGGGTGTGCCGCACATCGCGTTGCGCAAGATGGTGTCGGGCGCGATCATCGCGGCCTTCATCGCGGTGCCGCTGGCCGTGCTGTTCGCGGTGCTGCTCGCGCCGTACGGCGCGGCCATCACCAAGGCGGCGCCGTGGATCTTCGTGGTCGCGGCCGTGGCCATTGCCTACTTCTCGAGCGGGCGCTGGGCCTCGGTGGCCACGCTGGTGCCGTTCGTGATGGTGATCGTGGCGCTGCAGGCGCTCACCGGCAAGTACGGCGTGAAGCTCAGCATCAGCTACTTCCTGGGCATTGCCATCGGGCCGCTTGTGGCCGACCTGTTCTCGGTGATCTCGCCGGCGGCGCGTGCGCGCATGAAGCGCGACAAGGTCCGCACCTTCTCGCTCGCACCCGACGTGAAGGGCTGGACGGGCTACTTCCCGAACCCGTTCAAGGTGCTCGACCGCGCACAGGTGAAGTGGACCTTTGCGACCGCCGCGATCTCCAGCGCCACCTTCGTGTTCAGCCCGGTCGCGATGACAGTGGTGCTCGGCGAGCTGGTCGGCTCGCGCATCAAGCACGCGTACCACCGCCTCACCACCACGCTGGCCGCGCGCAATGGCGTGACCGAGGCCACCTACATCGCCGAAGCATTGATCCCGCTGATCGCCATCGGCCTGCCGCTGAGCCCCGTGGCCGCCGGCCCGGCCGCGCCGCTGTTCAATGCGCCACCGGTCTTCACCATCGATTCGGCCACGGGCCAGACCCACAACCTGCACAACCTGCTGAACCACTGGGAGTTCCTCGGCTACGGCATGCTGGCCGTGGTGCTCGCCGCGCTGGTGGCCTACCCGTTCACGATGAACTTCGCGCGCCGCGCGGCGCTGTTCGTCTCGCGCAAGGTGAGCCACGAAGCGATCATCGCGACCTTCGTCGGGCTGATCGTGGTGATCAGCGTGTGGGAAGGGCAACTGCTCGGACTGCTGGTGATCCTGACGATGGGCCTGCTCGGTGGGCTGCTGTCGCGTGCGATCGGGTTCAACACGGGTGTGCAGTTCATGGGGTACTACACGGCGGTGTTAACGGTGCCTGCGGTGATCAAGGCGTTCTCTTGA
- a CDS encoding 3-hydroxyacyl-CoA dehydrogenase NAD-binding domain-containing protein, with protein sequence MNPTTNVKRVAVVGTGVIGASWAAYFLAQGLDVNATDPSPFAEDRLRAAVAQHWPTLERFGLAEGASVDRLRFHDSLEDAVAVADFVQENGPERMDFKIDLFRRMDAAAPPDTILASSSSGLAISGVQSGCAHPQRVVLGHPFNPPHLIPLVEVIGGEQTSAEAIARTMAFYAAIGKRPIHVKREVKGHIANRLQAALWREAFHLVNEGVASVADIDTAIAHGPGLRWAVMGPFMNLHLSGGAGGIAHLLAHLGGPIEDWWKDLGAPSMTDALKQQVVQGVAEELGTRHTADLEAARDTLLLNLIRAKAETGTLD encoded by the coding sequence ATGAACCCCACCACCAATGTGAAGCGCGTCGCCGTCGTCGGCACCGGCGTGATCGGCGCGAGCTGGGCCGCGTACTTCCTCGCGCAAGGGCTCGACGTGAACGCGACCGACCCCTCGCCCTTCGCCGAAGACCGGCTGCGCGCCGCCGTGGCGCAGCACTGGCCGACGCTGGAACGCTTCGGCCTCGCCGAGGGCGCCTCGGTCGATCGCCTGCGCTTTCACGACAGCCTGGAAGACGCGGTGGCCGTGGCCGACTTCGTGCAGGAGAACGGCCCCGAGCGCATGGATTTCAAGATCGACCTGTTCCGCCGCATGGACGCGGCGGCGCCGCCCGACACCATCCTCGCATCGAGCTCGTCGGGCCTGGCGATCAGCGGCGTGCAATCGGGCTGCGCGCACCCGCAGCGCGTGGTGCTGGGCCATCCGTTCAACCCGCCGCACCTGATTCCGCTGGTCGAAGTGATCGGCGGCGAACAGACCTCGGCCGAGGCCATCGCACGCACGATGGCTTTCTATGCCGCCATCGGCAAGCGGCCGATCCACGTGAAGCGCGAGGTGAAAGGCCACATCGCGAACCGGCTGCAGGCTGCGCTGTGGCGCGAGGCGTTCCACCTCGTCAACGAAGGCGTGGCGAGCGTGGCCGACATCGACACCGCCATCGCGCACGGCCCCGGCCTGCGCTGGGCCGTGATGGGGCCGTTCATGAACCTGCACCTCTCGGGCGGCGCGGGCGGCATCGCGCATTTGCTCGCGCACCTGGGCGGGCCCATCGAAGACTGGTGGAAGGACCTGGGCGCACCGTCGATGACGGACGCGTTGAAGCAGCAGGTGGTGCAAGGCGTGGCGGAAGAACTCGGCACGCGCCACACGGCCGACCTCGAGGCTGCGCGCGACACCCTGCTGTTGAACCTGATTCGCGCCAAGGCCGAGACGGGGACGCTGGATTGA
- a CDS encoding PLP-dependent aminotransferase family protein — translation MTTIADSLADTLARQIASGAYKAGDKLPSLRELAQLHGYAKNTVVAAFELLVSRGLVEPRRGSGYYVLAQATAIPKPAEEDAGSLGRAMDIVWLMREQLKTQPDAVAVGDGFPPVEWLADVRLDKYHPKVVRTGLGALFRYGSRFGYAPLRDHLVRKLADFGIGAEPRQIVLTHGANEAMDIVIRYFVPPGGKVLVDDPGYYPLFGKLKLAGAQMLAVPRLADGPDLDVLEQLLIAERPRLFFTQSLAHNPTGSDISPAKAFRVLQLAQKYDLLIVENDPLADFKPTALPRLSALDQLERTIYIGSFSKSFSAALRVGFIACGADLASDLADLKALIHVSSSEYSERTVDVILSEGHYQRHLKRLQQRLGEATRDALKLFDTVDAEVFARSPQSLYIWAALPGVDDSLAFAKELLPRKIVMAPGRIFSVDSTQVSRWSRFNVGAMADPRFAKALRTALRRRS, via the coding sequence ATGACCACGATCGCCGATTCGCTCGCCGACACCCTCGCGCGCCAGATCGCGAGCGGCGCCTACAAGGCCGGCGACAAGTTGCCCTCGCTGCGCGAACTCGCACAGCTGCATGGCTATGCCAAGAACACCGTGGTGGCCGCCTTCGAGCTGCTGGTGTCGCGCGGCCTCGTCGAGCCGCGGCGCGGTTCGGGCTATTACGTGCTTGCGCAGGCCACGGCCATCCCCAAGCCCGCCGAAGAAGACGCCGGCAGCCTCGGCCGCGCGATGGACATCGTGTGGCTCATGCGCGAGCAGCTCAAGACGCAGCCCGATGCGGTCGCCGTGGGCGACGGCTTTCCGCCCGTCGAATGGCTCGCCGATGTGCGGCTGGACAAGTACCACCCGAAGGTCGTGCGCACGGGGCTCGGCGCGCTGTTCCGCTACGGCAGCCGCTTCGGCTATGCGCCGCTGCGCGACCACCTCGTGCGCAAGCTGGCCGACTTCGGCATCGGCGCCGAGCCGCGGCAGATCGTGCTCACGCACGGCGCCAACGAGGCGATGGACATCGTCATCCGCTACTTCGTGCCGCCCGGCGGCAAGGTGCTGGTGGACGACCCCGGCTACTACCCGCTGTTCGGCAAGCTCAAGCTCGCGGGCGCGCAGATGCTGGCCGTGCCGCGCCTGGCGGACGGGCCTGATCTGGACGTGCTCGAGCAGCTGCTCATCGCCGAACGGCCGCGCCTGTTCTTCACGCAGTCGCTCGCGCACAACCCCACGGGCTCCGACATCTCACCGGCCAAGGCCTTTCGCGTGCTGCAGCTGGCACAGAAGTACGACCTGCTGATCGTCGAGAACGATCCGCTGGCCGACTTCAAGCCCACGGCGCTGCCGCGCCTCTCGGCGCTCGACCAGCTCGAACGCACGATCTACATCGGCAGCTTCTCCAAGTCGTTCTCGGCCGCGCTGCGCGTGGGCTTCATCGCCTGCGGGGCCGACCTGGCGAGCGACCTCGCCGACCTGAAGGCGCTGATCCACGTGAGCAGCTCGGAGTACAGCGAGCGCACGGTCGATGTCATCCTGAGCGAGGGCCACTACCAGCGGCACCTCAAGCGGCTGCAGCAGCGGCTGGGCGAGGCCACGCGCGACGCGCTGAAGCTGTTCGACACGGTGGACGCCGAGGTCTTCGCGCGCAGCCCGCAGTCGCTCTACATCTGGGCCGCGCTGCCCGGCGTGGACGACTCGCTGGCCTTCGCGAAAGAGCTGCTGCCGCGCAAGATCGTGATGGCGCCGGGGCGCATCTTCAGCGTCGATTCGACGCAGGTCTCGCGCTGGTCGCGCTTCAATGTCGGCGCCATGGCCGACCCGCGCTTTGCGAAGGCGCTGCGCACCGCGCTGCGGCGCCGGTCCTGA
- a CDS encoding crotonase/enoyl-CoA hydratase family protein, with protein MTTPPCVTFDVDGPVCTLTLNRPDKRNAVDGVVAAALRAAFERFEADDALRVAVLTGAGGHFCAGADLGAVGDPARRNELDPEGGGAGPMGPTRMALSKPLIAAVNGYAVAGGLELALLADLRVADDDAVLGVFCRRWGVPLIDGGTVRLPRLIGMGRALDLILTGRPVSAAEALAMGLVNRTTPPGGALAAAQELARQIAAFPQQCMLADRRSAFEQWDLPLAEALRREGAQGVPIVAAEGEAGAARFAGGAGRHGAFKS; from the coding sequence ATGACCACCCCGCCCTGCGTGACCTTCGACGTGGACGGCCCCGTCTGCACGCTCACGCTGAACCGGCCCGACAAACGCAACGCCGTGGACGGCGTGGTCGCCGCCGCATTGCGCGCGGCCTTCGAGCGCTTCGAGGCCGACGACGCGCTGCGCGTGGCCGTGCTGACAGGCGCGGGCGGCCACTTCTGCGCGGGCGCCGACCTGGGCGCGGTCGGCGACCCCGCGCGCCGCAACGAGCTCGACCCCGAGGGCGGCGGCGCCGGCCCGATGGGCCCGACGCGCATGGCGCTGTCCAAGCCGCTGATCGCGGCGGTGAACGGCTATGCGGTCGCGGGCGGGCTCGAGCTCGCGCTGCTGGCCGACCTGCGCGTGGCCGACGACGACGCGGTGCTCGGCGTGTTCTGCCGCCGCTGGGGCGTGCCGCTGATCGACGGCGGCACCGTGCGGCTGCCGCGCCTCATCGGCATGGGACGCGCGCTCGACCTGATCCTCACGGGCCGTCCCGTTTCCGCGGCCGAGGCGCTGGCGATGGGCCTGGTGAACCGCACCACGCCGCCGGGCGGTGCGCTCGCCGCCGCACAGGAACTGGCACGGCAGATCGCTGCCTTCCCTCAGCAATGCATGCTGGCCGACCGCCGCTCCGCCTTTGAGCAATGGGATCTGCCGCTGGCCGAAGCACTGCGCCGCGAAGGCGCGCAGGGCGTGCCGATCGTCGCGGCCGAAGGCGAAGCCGGGGCCGCGCGCTTTGCCGGCGGCGCGGGCCGGCACGGCGCTTTCAAGAGTTGA
- a CDS encoding solute carrier family 23 protein: MFNWTEKPVSTLANGAVIAPDERLPWLQTGAMGIQHVIAMFGATVLAPILMGFNPNIAILMSGIGTLIFYFVTGGKVPSYLGSSFAFIGVVIAASGYAGKGPNANIAVALGGIVACGVVYILIGAIVQAVGTGWIERFMPPVVTGAVVAVIGLNLASIPIKNMAPTNFDAWMQAVTFLCVGLVAMFTRGMVQRLLILIGLILATLVYAALTNILGMGKPVDLSGIANAAWFGLPTFTAPVFTTNAMLLIAPVAIILVAENLGHLKAVTAMTGRNLDPYMGRAFIGDGIATVISGAAGGTGVTTYAENIGVMAATRIYSTAVFVVAAVIALVLGFSPKFGALIQAIPLPVMGGVSIVVFGLIAIAGAKIWVDNKVDFSQNKNLIVAAITLIIGTGDFTLKFGDFALGGIGTATFGAIILYALLGRSRNA; encoded by the coding sequence ATGTTCAACTGGACTGAAAAGCCGGTGTCCACACTGGCCAATGGCGCGGTCATCGCGCCCGACGAGCGGCTGCCGTGGCTGCAAACCGGCGCCATGGGCATTCAGCACGTGATCGCCATGTTCGGCGCCACGGTGCTCGCGCCGATCCTGATGGGCTTCAACCCCAACATCGCGATCCTGATGAGCGGCATCGGCACGCTCATCTTCTACTTCGTGACCGGCGGCAAGGTTCCCAGCTACCTGGGCTCGAGCTTCGCCTTCATCGGCGTGGTGATCGCGGCCAGCGGCTATGCGGGCAAGGGGCCCAACGCCAACATCGCGGTGGCGCTGGGCGGCATCGTGGCCTGCGGGGTGGTCTACATCCTGATCGGGGCCATCGTGCAGGCGGTGGGCACGGGCTGGATCGAGCGCTTCATGCCGCCCGTGGTCACGGGCGCCGTGGTGGCGGTGATCGGGCTGAACCTGGCCAGCATTCCCATCAAGAACATGGCGCCCACCAACTTCGACGCGTGGATGCAGGCCGTGACCTTCCTGTGCGTGGGCCTGGTGGCGATGTTCACGCGCGGCATGGTGCAGCGCCTGTTGATCCTCATCGGCCTGATCCTGGCCACGCTGGTGTACGCCGCGCTCACCAACATCCTTGGCATGGGCAAGCCGGTCGACCTGAGCGGCATCGCCAATGCGGCCTGGTTCGGCCTGCCGACCTTCACGGCGCCGGTGTTCACGACCAACGCGATGCTGCTGATTGCGCCCGTGGCGATCATCCTGGTGGCGGAAAACCTCGGCCACCTGAAGGCGGTGACGGCCATGACGGGCCGCAACCTCGACCCGTACATGGGCCGCGCCTTCATCGGCGACGGCATTGCCACGGTCATCAGCGGCGCCGCGGGCGGCACGGGCGTGACCACCTACGCCGAGAACATCGGCGTGATGGCGGCCACGCGCATCTACTCGACGGCGGTGTTCGTGGTGGCGGCGGTGATTGCGCTGGTGCTGGGCTTCAGCCCCAAGTTCGGCGCGCTGATCCAGGCGATTCCGCTGCCGGTGATGGGCGGCGTGAGCATCGTGGTGTTCGGCCTGATCGCCATTGCGGGCGCCAAGATCTGGGTCGACAACAAGGTCGATTTCTCGCAGAACAAGAACCTGATCGTGGCCGCGATCACGCTGATCATCGGCACCGGCGACTTCACGCTGAAGTTCGGCGACTTCGCGCTGGGCGGCATCGGAACCGCCACTTTCGGGGCGATCATTCTTTACGCACTGCTGGGCCGTTCGCGCAACGCCTGA
- a CDS encoding hydroxymethylglutaryl-CoA reductase, degradative, translating to MAADSRIPNFRALTPAQRLAHIAQAASLTDDEVALLAQPGALSVERANGMVENVIGTFELPLGVAGNFTVNGRDYLVPMAVEEPSVVAAASFMAKLAREGGGFEASSTGPLMRAQVQVIGITDPYGARLALLRAREEILAVANSRDKVLIGLGGGCRDIEVHVFGDTPRGAMVVMHLIVDVRDAMGANTVNTMAEAVSPLVEQLTGGTVRLRILSNLADLRLARARVRLAPSVLATRERSGEEVVEGVIDAYTFAAIDPYRAATHNKGIMNGIDPVIVATGNDWRAVEAGAHAYACRSGRYSSLTTWEKDTSGALVGTIEMPMPVGLVGGATKTHPLARLALKILDVKSAQELGEVGVAVGLAQNLGALRALATEGIQRGHMALHARNIALVAGATGDEIDHIAKQMAAEHDVRTDRAVALLDALRKK from the coding sequence ATGGCCGCCGATTCCCGCATTCCCAATTTCCGCGCACTCACGCCCGCCCAACGCCTGGCCCACATCGCACAGGCCGCCTCGCTCACCGACGACGAAGTGGCGCTGCTCGCCCAACCCGGCGCGCTGAGCGTGGAGCGCGCCAACGGCATGGTCGAGAACGTGATCGGCACCTTCGAGCTGCCGCTGGGCGTGGCCGGCAACTTCACCGTGAACGGGCGCGACTACCTCGTGCCGATGGCGGTCGAAGAACCTTCGGTGGTTGCCGCCGCCTCGTTCATGGCCAAGCTGGCGCGCGAAGGCGGCGGCTTCGAGGCGTCGAGCACCGGCCCGCTGATGCGCGCCCAGGTGCAGGTGATCGGCATCACCGACCCGTACGGCGCGCGGCTGGCATTGCTGCGTGCGCGCGAAGAAATCCTGGCCGTGGCGAACAGCCGCGACAAGGTGCTGATCGGCCTGGGCGGCGGCTGCCGCGACATCGAGGTGCATGTGTTCGGCGACACGCCGCGCGGCGCGATGGTGGTGATGCACCTCATCGTCGACGTGCGCGACGCGATGGGCGCGAACACGGTCAATACCATGGCGGAGGCGGTGTCGCCGCTGGTCGAACAGCTCACGGGCGGCACGGTGCGCCTGCGCATCCTGTCGAACCTGGCGGACCTGCGGCTGGCGCGTGCGCGCGTGCGGCTCGCACCTTCTGTGCTGGCCACGCGCGAGCGCAGCGGCGAAGAAGTGGTCGAGGGCGTGATCGACGCCTACACCTTCGCGGCCATCGACCCCTACCGCGCGGCGACGCACAACAAGGGCATCATGAACGGCATCGATCCGGTGATCGTCGCGACCGGCAACGACTGGCGCGCGGTGGAAGCCGGCGCGCATGCATACGCCTGTCGCAGCGGGCGCTATTCCTCGCTGACCACGTGGGAGAAGGACACGAGCGGCGCGCTCGTCGGCACCATCGAGATGCCGATGCCCGTCGGCCTCGTCGGCGGCGCCACGAAGACGCATCCGCTCGCGCGGCTCGCACTGAAGATCCTCGATGTGAAGTCGGCGCAGGAACTCGGCGAAGTCGGGGTGGCCGTGGGCCTCGCGCAGAACCTCGGCGCCCTGCGCGCGCTCGCCACCGAAGGCATCCAGCGCGGCCACATGGCGCTGCATGCCCGCAACATCGCGCTCGTCGCGGGCGCGACCGGCGACGAGATCGACCACATCGCCAAGCAGATGGCCGCGGAGCACGACGTGCGCACCGACCGCGCCGTGGCGCTGCTAGACGCGCTGCGCAAAAAGTAA
- a CDS encoding hotdog fold thioesterase, giving the protein MRIWKKDISVESLAANHVGTAVAALGIEFLEVGDDFIRARVPVDERTRQPYGILHGGVSVVLAETLGSCGAHYSAPEGDRAVGLDINANHIRSATSGWVIGTARPVHRGRTTQVWQIDLTNEAGELTCVSRITMAVLQPR; this is encoded by the coding sequence ATGCGTATCTGGAAGAAAGACATCTCGGTCGAATCGCTGGCCGCCAACCACGTGGGCACGGCCGTGGCCGCCCTGGGCATCGAATTCCTGGAGGTGGGCGACGACTTCATCCGCGCCCGCGTACCGGTGGACGAGCGCACCCGCCAGCCCTACGGCATCCTGCACGGCGGCGTGTCGGTGGTGCTGGCCGAGACGCTGGGCTCCTGCGGCGCGCACTACTCGGCCCCCGAAGGCGACCGGGCCGTGGGCCTGGACATCAACGCCAACCACATCCGCTCGGCCACCAGCGGCTGGGTCATCGGCACGGCGCGCCCGGTGCACCGCGGGCGCACCACGCAGGTCTGGCAGATCGACCTGACGAACGAGGCGGGCGAGCTGACCTGCGTGTCGCGCATCACCATGGCGGTGCTGCAGCCGCGCTGA